A single genomic interval of Aegicerativicinus sediminis harbors:
- the ggt gene encoding gamma-glutamyltransferase produces the protein MYLNNRFLGFLLLFLHGFIITYAQNYGKNGMVVSSNQIASEVGVEILKKGGNAIDASIATAFALAVTHPTAGNIGGGGFIVYKQQNGLATTIDFREKAPAAARVDMFTNKDGDLLENYRTTLAAVGTPGTVAGLYLAHQKYGKLPWKKLVQPAIDLAKKGFPMPWNIYSYGNYLKDSDDFEDSKFLFIKHYFDDANGNLVEPHDIWTQPELARTLKYIRDKGKDGFYKGTVAKEIAAFMAANGGLITEEDLLNYEAIERKPIEGYYKGFKVYSMPPPSSGGITLVQMLNMIEQADLNSIEFNSHEYVHIMAEVMRRAYANRAEYLGDPDLNPDMPIEKLISKDYAKALFDSIDLERASVSDSINFAQAYESEQTTHLSVVDKQGNAVSLTYTLEQGYGSKLGSPKLGFIFNNEMGDFNPKPGVTSGWMIGTQPNVIAPNKRMLSSMTPTILTKDDKPFMVIGTPGGRTIINTVFQTIVGAIGYKMPIEDAINVMKIHHQWMPDVIMYEKDLMSPDTRKILEEMGHTLNSRSNLGELMGILYSEELQAYFGASDVSSVNGGAIGF, from the coding sequence ATGTATTTAAATAACAGGTTCCTTGGTTTTCTTTTATTGTTTCTACATGGGTTTATTATTACATATGCCCAAAATTATGGTAAGAATGGGATGGTTGTAAGTTCAAATCAAATTGCCTCTGAAGTTGGAGTAGAGATTCTGAAAAAGGGAGGTAACGCAATTGATGCCAGCATTGCAACGGCATTTGCCTTAGCGGTTACTCATCCAACTGCAGGAAATATTGGTGGAGGTGGTTTTATTGTTTATAAGCAGCAAAATGGATTGGCTACAACGATAGATTTTAGGGAAAAGGCACCTGCAGCTGCAAGGGTCGATATGTTTACAAATAAAGATGGTGATTTGCTGGAAAATTATAGAACGACCTTAGCAGCTGTCGGAACTCCGGGAACAGTAGCGGGTTTATATCTAGCCCATCAGAAATACGGTAAACTTCCTTGGAAGAAATTAGTACAACCTGCTATTGATCTTGCCAAAAAAGGATTTCCTATGCCATGGAACATCTATAGTTATGGTAATTACCTCAAGGATTCTGATGATTTTGAAGATTCTAAGTTTTTGTTTATTAAACACTATTTCGATGATGCCAACGGAAATTTGGTGGAACCCCACGATATTTGGACTCAACCAGAATTGGCCAGAACCCTAAAATATATTAGGGATAAAGGCAAAGATGGATTTTATAAGGGGACGGTAGCAAAAGAAATAGCGGCTTTTATGGCTGCTAATGGGGGGCTTATTACTGAGGAGGATTTGTTGAACTATGAGGCTATAGAGCGTAAACCGATTGAAGGTTATTATAAGGGCTTCAAGGTATATTCTATGCCGCCACCATCTTCTGGTGGTATAACTCTTGTTCAAATGCTTAACATGATAGAACAGGCAGATTTAAATTCCATTGAGTTTAATTCTCATGAATATGTTCATATTATGGCTGAGGTAATGAGACGAGCTTATGCTAATAGAGCTGAATATTTGGGAGATCCAGATTTGAATCCAGACATGCCAATTGAAAAATTAATTTCAAAGGATTACGCCAAAGCGTTATTTGATAGTATTGATCTAGAGAGAGCTTCAGTTAGCGATTCAATTAATTTTGCTCAAGCATATGAGAGTGAACAAACCACACATTTATCGGTGGTTGATAAGCAAGGAAATGCAGTTAGTTTAACTTATACTCTTGAGCAGGGGTATGGCTCAAAATTAGGGTCCCCAAAATTAGGTTTCATATTCAACAATGAAATGGGAGATTTCAATCCTAAACCTGGTGTGACTTCAGGTTGGATGATAGGAACACAGCCAAATGTAATTGCTCCTAATAAACGTATGTTGTCTAGTATGACACCGACGATACTTACCAAAGATGACAAGCCTTTTATGGTTATCGGTACACCTGGGGGAAGGACCATTATTAATACTGTATTCCAAACCATTGTTGGTGCAATTGGTTATAAAATGCCTATTGAGGATGCAATTAATGTTATGAAGATTCATCATCAATGGATGCCGGATGTAATTATGTATGAGAAGGATTTGATGTCACCTGATACCCGAAAAATTTTAGAAGAAATGGGTCATACTCTTAATTCTCGAAGTAATCTGGGAGAATTGATGGGCATTCTTTATAGCGAGGAATTACAAGCCTATTTTGGAGCTTCTGATGTTTCTAGCGTTAATGGAGGTGCTATTGGGTTCTAA
- a CDS encoding cupin domain-containing protein, with protein MKRSLFTLVSLIFFGLVLNFTNCQQKVETEEVIETKEGNNVPMLVDTTYSFKFKKELDPLTVGKPFINQLFVDTLLVQMYTSTIKPGDSMALHQHPDHTVYVLKGGTLKLSFNGSDPVEMEFKEGTGFMSGPASDYAVNIGETDVSFLIHEIYRPRGIAKTLEDVDY; from the coding sequence ATGAAAAGATCTCTATTTACATTAGTCAGTTTAATCTTTTTTGGTTTAGTTCTCAATTTTACTAATTGCCAGCAAAAAGTGGAAACTGAGGAGGTAATTGAAACCAAAGAAGGAAATAATGTACCCATGCTAGTGGATACAACATATTCCTTTAAATTTAAAAAAGAATTAGATCCTCTTACAGTCGGTAAACCTTTTATAAACCAATTATTCGTTGATACCCTTTTGGTTCAAATGTACACATCAACAATAAAACCTGGAGATTCTATGGCTTTACATCAGCACCCTGACCATACGGTATATGTTTTAAAAGGAGGGACTTTAAAATTGAGTTTTAATGGTAGTGATCCTGTTGAAATGGAATTTAAAGAGGGCACGGGATTTATGAGCGGACCTGCAAGTGATTATGCGGTGAATATCGGCGAAACCGACGTTTCTTTTCTAATCCATGAAATTTATAGACCAAGAGGTATTGCAAAAACATTGGAAGATGTGGACTATTAA
- a CDS encoding NIPSNAP family protein, protein MRKFFFLFFLLISSSYSFAQKQVYELRTYELEFFRSGDVLHNYLKDALIPALNRQGIDPIGAFEETSESLPKKIYVLIPYKNIQTFLDSKELIEKDQKFLADAKEYINASETIIPFNNYTTNLIKSSKGFPEIKVPNENAQLFELRIYNSHNEDALRRKVKMFDDSEFGIFVDVDLPMVFFGSDIAGTHMPSLTYLLAFKDIDHHKQAWSKFGQHPEWIRITKLEEYANAMNDITRVFLKPLSYSQL, encoded by the coding sequence ATGCGTAAGTTTTTCTTTCTATTCTTTTTGCTAATAAGTTCATCATACTCTTTTGCACAAAAACAAGTATATGAGTTAAGAACCTATGAATTGGAATTTTTTAGATCTGGGGATGTATTACACAATTATTTAAAAGATGCCCTTATACCAGCATTAAATCGACAAGGTATCGACCCAATCGGCGCATTTGAAGAAACAAGTGAAAGTTTACCAAAAAAAATCTATGTTCTTATACCTTACAAGAATATCCAAACCTTTCTAGACAGTAAAGAGTTAATTGAAAAAGACCAGAAGTTTTTAGCTGATGCCAAAGAATATATAAATGCCAGTGAAACGATTATTCCTTTTAATAACTATACAACCAATCTAATTAAATCCTCCAAGGGGTTTCCTGAAATTAAAGTCCCAAATGAAAATGCACAACTATTCGAATTAAGAATTTATAACAGTCATAATGAGGATGCCCTTCGGAGAAAAGTTAAAATGTTTGATGACAGTGAGTTTGGTATTTTTGTAGATGTAGACTTACCGATGGTGTTTTTCGGTTCTGATATTGCAGGCACACATATGCCCTCATTAACATATCTATTGGCGTTTAAAGACATCGATCACCATAAACAAGCTTGGTCTAAATTTGGTCAACACCCAGAATGGATAAGAATTACCAAATTAGAGGAATATGCAAATGCCATGAACGACATCACTAGAGTGTTTTTAAAGCCTCTATCTTATTCTCAACTTTAA
- a CDS encoding GlxA family transcriptional regulator: protein MKNVSIIIPRGHFSMVNLEGTHHMFSWVNGFLHGKGKKPLFKIQMVGLDNEATQQHGLYTVKPQLLIDQVEKQDIIVLPAIHGKFETVFNQNKELLPWLKEQYKKGSEIVTMCVGSFVLAESGLLDGKTCSTHWQYANEFKNRYPKVHLMDDKIITDDQGIYTSGGAYSFTNLLIYLIEKFAGREIALIASKGFMVDIDRESQSPFIMFKGQKSHEDLEILKAQNYIEAHFEDKLTVDELCEMLNISRRTFERRFKKATSNTILEYIQRVKIEAAKKDLERGQKTVNEVMFNVGYSDTKAFRETFRKITGMTPISYREKFAMA, encoded by the coding sequence ATGAAAAATGTCTCTATCATAATACCTCGCGGACACTTTAGTATGGTAAATCTTGAAGGCACCCATCATATGTTTTCATGGGTTAATGGATTCCTTCATGGTAAGGGAAAAAAACCTTTGTTCAAAATTCAAATGGTTGGTCTCGATAATGAAGCAACACAACAACATGGACTATATACTGTAAAGCCACAATTATTGATTGACCAGGTTGAAAAACAAGATATTATTGTTTTACCAGCAATTCATGGAAAATTTGAAACTGTATTCAATCAAAATAAGGAACTTTTGCCATGGCTTAAAGAGCAATATAAAAAAGGCTCAGAAATTGTAACCATGTGTGTCGGTTCATTTGTATTGGCTGAAAGTGGTCTTTTGGATGGAAAGACTTGCTCTACACATTGGCAATATGCAAATGAGTTTAAAAATAGATATCCCAAGGTCCATTTAATGGATGACAAAATAATTACCGACGATCAAGGAATTTATACGAGCGGGGGCGCCTATTCGTTTACAAACCTTCTCATTTATCTTATAGAAAAGTTTGCAGGTCGGGAAATCGCATTAATAGCATCTAAGGGATTTATGGTCGACATAGATCGTGAGAGCCAATCGCCTTTCATTATGTTTAAGGGTCAAAAATCTCATGAGGATTTGGAAATATTGAAAGCACAAAATTATATAGAAGCCCATTTTGAAGATAAATTAACCGTTGATGAGCTTTGTGAAATGCTAAATATTTCAAGAAGAACCTTTGAAAGACGTTTCAAAAAGGCTACCTCCAATACAATCTTAGAATACATTCAAAGAGTAAAGATTGAAGCTGCGAAAAAAGATTTAGAACGCGGACAGAAAACCGTCAATGAAGTGATGTTCAACGTGGGATATTCAGACACTAAAGCTTTTAGGGAAACTTTCCGGAAAATTACGGGGATGACCCCAATTAGTTATCGAGAAAAATTTGCGATGGCTTAA